From one Dyella sp. 2HG41-7 genomic stretch:
- the lpxC gene encoding UDP-3-O-acyl-N-acetylglucosamine deacetylase: MIKQRTLKNIIRATGVGLHTGDKVYMTLRPAAANTGIIFRRTDLNPPVEIHARPDHVGDTRLSTTLVNGDVRVSTVEHLLSAMAGLGIDNAYVDLSAPEVPIMDGSAGPFVFLLQSAGIEEQSVPKRFIRIKKPVKVQEGDKWASFEPFEGFKVGFSIEFNHPIISKRTSRAEIDFSTTSFVKEVSRARTFGFMRDIEMLREHNLALGGSMDNAVVLDDYRVLNEDGLRYEDEFVKHKILDAIGDLYLLGHSLIGAYYAHKSGHELNNKLLRALMADVTAWEEVSYQDDPATAPISYAHPAQAI, from the coding sequence ATGATCAAGCAGCGTACGCTTAAAAACATCATCCGTGCCACCGGCGTCGGTCTGCATACCGGCGATAAGGTCTACATGACGTTGCGTCCGGCCGCAGCGAACACGGGCATTATTTTCCGTCGTACGGATCTCAATCCGCCGGTAGAAATTCATGCACGTCCCGACCACGTGGGCGACACGCGTTTGTCGACTACGCTCGTCAACGGCGACGTACGTGTTTCAACGGTGGAACACTTGTTGTCCGCGATGGCGGGTTTGGGCATCGACAATGCTTATGTCGATCTGTCCGCACCGGAAGTGCCGATCATGGACGGCAGCGCCGGTCCGTTTGTCTTCTTGCTGCAATCGGCGGGCATTGAAGAGCAATCGGTGCCGAAGCGCTTCATCCGCATCAAGAAGCCGGTGAAAGTGCAGGAAGGCGATAAATGGGCCAGTTTTGAGCCGTTTGAAGGCTTCAAGGTCGGCTTCTCGATCGAGTTCAATCACCCGATCATTTCCAAGCGCACCTCGCGCGCCGAGATCGACTTCTCCACCACGTCGTTCGTCAAGGAAGTGAGTCGCGCGCGTACGTTCGGTTTCATGCGCGACATCGAAATGCTTCGCGAACACAATCTCGCGCTCGGCGGCTCGATGGACAACGCGGTCGTGCTCGACGACTATCGCGTCCTCAACGAAGACGGTCTTCGCTACGAAGACGAATTCGTCAAACACAAGATTCTCGATGCGATCGGCGATCTGTATCTGCTCGGTCACAGTTTGATCGGTGCGTACTACGCGCATAAGTCCGGTCACGAGCTCAATAACAAGTTGCTGCGCGCACTGATGGCCGATGTCACGGCGTGGGAAGAAGTCAGCTATCAGGACGACCCGGCCACCGCGCCGATCTCCTACGCGCACCCCGCCCAGGCGATCTAA